A genomic stretch from Chloroflexota bacterium includes:
- a CDS encoding BMP family ABC transporter substrate-binding protein has product MIRNKRIVSLVGLLLMLSFVLAACGPKATPTPTPTKPPAATVPPKTVKAAFVYVAPIGDLGWTWAHDQGRLMVEKQLGIETAFIENVPEGPDAERVIRDFAQKGYDIIFTTSFGFMDPTLTVAKEFPDKFFEHCSGYKTAENMSTYFGRMYQPRFLSGLVAGKATKSNKIGYVAAYPIPEVIRGINAFTLGVRTANPKATVHVVWTSTWFDPVKEKEAAVALLDEGCDVIAQHQDTTEPQKAAAERGAVSIGYDSDMRQFVGDTVLTSPVWNWGPYYVSRIKAVMEGTWKTQEYWGSLKDGVVDLAPFSPKVPTDVVALVDEWKNKILSGEWDVFTGPINGQDGKLAILHGQKMTDEEMLSMDWFVEGVVGEAPGKAPVAVLPPKLKVAFVYVGPQMDLGWSYAHDQGRLFLEKNVPNVETAFSELVSEGPDSTRIIRDYAQKGYDLIFATSFGYMDSVIEVAQEFPKVVFEHCTGYKTAANVGTYDGRGYQGWYLAGMVAGKMTKTNKLGYIAPYPIPEVVRNMNAFALGARSVNPKVTVKPVWIFTWVDPVKEREAANALAEAGCDVIARESDSTEADKLAQERGLYAVGYNTYLPDVAPKALLTAPIWNWGILYKKIAEDVRNGTWKSEAIWWGMKEGLLKMAPYGSMVPDDVKALVEAKKAEILAGTFDVFVGPIKDNTGVERVAAGVTMTDEQKLAFDWLVEGVEGTIPK; this is encoded by the coding sequence ATGATTCGCAACAAGCGCATCGTCTCACTGGTAGGCCTGCTGTTGATGCTATCCTTTGTGCTCGCAGCATGTGGCCCCAAGGCTACCCCTACCCCTACACCCACCAAGCCCCCAGCCGCCACCGTCCCGCCAAAGACCGTCAAGGCGGCTTTCGTTTACGTCGCGCCTATCGGCGACCTGGGGTGGACCTGGGCGCACGACCAGGGCCGTCTCATGGTGGAAAAGCAACTGGGCATTGAAACCGCCTTCATTGAGAACGTCCCCGAAGGCCCCGACGCCGAACGCGTCATCCGCGACTTCGCCCAGAAAGGCTACGACATCATCTTCACCACCAGTTTCGGCTTCATGGACCCCACCCTCACCGTCGCCAAAGAGTTCCCCGACAAGTTCTTTGAGCACTGCTCCGGCTACAAAACCGCCGAAAACATGAGCACCTACTTCGGCCGCATGTACCAGCCGCGCTTCCTGTCGGGACTCGTCGCAGGCAAGGCCACCAAGTCCAACAAGATCGGCTACGTCGCCGCCTACCCCATCCCAGAGGTCATCCGCGGCATCAACGCCTTCACCCTCGGCGTCCGAACCGCCAACCCAAAGGCCACCGTCCACGTCGTCTGGACCAGCACCTGGTTTGACCCCGTCAAGGAGAAGGAAGCCGCCGTCGCCCTTCTGGATGAAGGTTGCGACGTCATCGCCCAGCACCAGGACACCACCGAACCCCAGAAGGCCGCCGCCGAACGCGGTGCCGTCAGCATCGGCTACGACTCCGACATGCGCCAGTTCGTCGGCGACACCGTCCTCACCTCACCCGTCTGGAACTGGGGGCCCTACTACGTCAGCCGCATCAAGGCTGTCATGGAAGGCACCTGGAAGACGCAGGAGTACTGGGGCAGCCTGAAGGACGGCGTGGTAGACCTGGCACCCTTCAGCCCCAAGGTGCCCACCGACGTGGTCGCCCTGGTGGACGAGTGGAAGAACAAGATCCTCAGCGGCGAGTGGGATGTCTTCACCGGCCCCATCAACGGCCAGGACGGCAAACTCGCCATCCTGCACGGCCAGAAGATGACGGATGAAGAGATGCTCTCCATGGACTGGTTCGTGGAGGGCGTTGTGGGCGAGGCGCCCGGCAAGGCCCCCGTCGCCGTTCTGCCGCCCAAACTGAAGGTCGCCTTCGTGTACGTGGGCCCGCAGATGGATCTGGGCTGGTCCTACGCCCACGATCAAGGGCGACTGTTCCTGGAGAAAAACGTCCCCAACGTGGAGACCGCCTTCAGCGAACTGGTGAGCGAAGGGCCAGATTCCACCCGCATCATCCGCGACTACGCCCAGAAGGGCTACGACCTCATCTTCGCCACCAGTTTCGGCTACATGGACTCGGTGATAGAGGTGGCGCAGGAGTTCCCGAAGGTCGTGTTTGAGCACTGCACCGGCTACAAGACGGCGGCCAACGTGGGCACCTACGACGGCCGCGGCTACCAGGGCTGGTACCTGGCGGGCATGGTAGCGGGCAAGATGACCAAGACCAACAAACTCGGCTACATCGCGCCCTATCCCATCCCCGAAGTCGTCCGCAACATGAACGCCTTCGCCCTGGGCGCGCGCTCGGTGAACCCCAAGGTTACCGTCAAGCCCGTGTGGATCTTCACGTGGGTGGATCCCGTGAAGGAGCGCGAAGCGGCCAATGCGCTGGCCGAAGCCGGGTGTGATGTCATCGCCCGCGAGAGCGACTCTACCGAGGCCGACAAGTTGGCCCAGGAGCGCGGCCTCTACGCCGTGGGCTACAACACCTACCTGCCCGACGTGGCCCCCAAGGCGCTGCTCACGGCGCCCATCTGGAACTGGGGCATCCTGTACAAGAAGATCGCCGAGGACGTGCGCAACGGGACATGGAAGAGCGAGGCCATCTGGTGGGGCATGAAAGAGGGCCTGCTCAAGATGGCTCCCTACGGCAGCATGGTCCCCGACGACGTGAAGGCTCTGGTGGAGGCCAAGAAGGCCGAAATCCTGGCGGGCACGTTTGACGTGTTCGTCGGACCCATCAAGGACAACACGGGCGTGGAGCGCGTCGCGGCGGGCGTTACCATGACCGACGAGCAGAAACTGGCATTTGACTGGCTCGTGGAGGGCGTGGAGGGTACCATTCCGAAATAG
- a CDS encoding transcriptional regulator: MTQTPRTSPFSRRWWTRGRVVAAVVVLAALLRLWAAWQLPVDYDEPVYVKAALDYAAAFRAGDWNAVIDYAGNREHPPLVKLTYGAGVLALGDGVSWDAALLASRLISALFGTLAVLLLALADPLAGVMLAVHTLTVKYTSQAYLEALPLFACIAAVLALRRSAGRDRWLYLSAAALGLAAAGKLSYLPIAFVIGYIALWERPGRRGDLVPYLALAVATFLLLNPTLWRDPLPRLAQTLAFHSQYSRSAHVQQIGYPWFQPILWVAFSVPWHPEVFLYGGFDGLIFLLALGGAWWQWRERRWAVVWAGTSMLTLLAWPTKWPQYALIVVPALCLMAAGTARRAYRWIAEQEAYWEWLREMVPKPPRAFWFALGVVALAFVGLYVASGVLMALEQRHWTHITAATTPLPANSVRDIAATPDGRLALATSAGAVLWSPPTASGSESWRIFTHANSGLPADDVLAVAVDSTGAVWFGTGAGLARYRGDSWQTFGAGDMRLASDRVYAIASGADGRLWVGTGAGAAAYDGATWTPLPPESGLGDALVLAIAVEPDGRAVWFGTESAVVRLDSAARTWTRFTPDNSPLGPGGVADLMVDSNGRVWAATLGGGLGVWDGAAWRVFNVANSRIPSNTVQRIFQDDRGMLWVGFSWPTQFGGALASFDGHTWRQYTAGRVGFSGAEALAIAQDALGRIWVGTQSAGVDVYSP, encoded by the coding sequence ATGACCCAGACTCCGAGAACTTCCCCGTTTTCCAGGCGCTGGTGGACGCGCGGGCGAGTTGTGGCTGCCGTCGTCGTCCTGGCCGCGCTCCTGCGGCTCTGGGCCGCGTGGCAGTTGCCGGTGGACTACGACGAGCCTGTTTATGTCAAAGCCGCGCTGGACTACGCGGCCGCCTTCCGCGCCGGCGACTGGAACGCGGTCATAGACTACGCGGGCAACCGCGAGCACCCACCGCTCGTCAAACTCACCTACGGGGCGGGGGTGCTCGCGCTGGGCGACGGGGTTTCCTGGGATGCGGCGCTCCTTGCGAGCCGCCTCATCTCGGCGCTGTTCGGCACCCTGGCCGTGCTCCTGCTGGCCCTGGCCGACCCGCTGGCCGGCGTCATGCTTGCCGTCCACACCCTGACGGTCAAGTACACCAGCCAGGCGTACCTGGAGGCGCTGCCCCTGTTCGCGTGCATCGCAGCGGTGCTCGCGCTCCGGCGCTCGGCGGGCCGCGACCGCTGGCTGTATCTGTCGGCGGCGGCGCTGGGCCTGGCCGCGGCAGGCAAACTCTCGTATCTGCCCATCGCCTTCGTCATCGGCTATATCGCCCTGTGGGAAAGGCCCGGCCGACGCGGAGACCTGGTCCCATACCTCGCGCTGGCGGTCGCCACGTTTCTGCTGCTGAACCCCACGCTGTGGCGTGATCCGCTGCCGCGCCTTGCCCAGACCCTCGCCTTCCACTCGCAGTACTCGCGCAGCGCCCACGTCCAGCAAATCGGCTACCCCTGGTTCCAGCCCATCCTGTGGGTAGCCTTCTCGGTCCCCTGGCATCCCGAGGTCTTTCTCTACGGCGGATTTGACGGCCTCATCTTCCTGCTGGCGCTGGGCGGCGCGTGGTGGCAGTGGCGCGAGCGGCGATGGGCGGTGGTGTGGGCAGGCACGTCCATGCTGACGCTCCTGGCGTGGCCCACCAAATGGCCCCAGTATGCCCTCATCGTCGTGCCGGCGCTGTGCCTCATGGCCGCGGGCACGGCCCGGCGCGCCTACCGCTGGATTGCCGAGCAGGAAGCCTACTGGGAATGGCTGCGGGAGATGGTTCCCAAGCCGCCGCGGGCCTTCTGGTTTGCCCTCGGAGTGGTTGCGCTGGCCTTCGTCGGCCTGTACGTGGCGTCGGGTGTGCTCATGGCCCTGGAGCAGCGGCACTGGACGCACATCACCGCCGCCACGACGCCCTTGCCCGCGAATTCTGTCCGCGACATCGCCGCCACGCCCGACGGGCGGCTTGCCTTGGCGACCTCGGCAGGCGCGGTGCTCTGGTCGCCGCCGACAGCCAGCGGCTCCGAATCGTGGCGAATCTTCACCCACGCCAACTCGGGCCTGCCCGCCGATGACGTGCTCGCCGTGGCCGTCGACTCCACAGGGGCCGTCTGGTTCGGCACGGGCGCCGGCCTGGCGCGCTATCGGGGCGACTCATGGCAAACCTTCGGCGCGGGCGACATGCGCCTGGCCAGCGACCGCGTGTACGCCATCGCTTCGGGCGCGGACGGCCGCCTCTGGGTTGGCACCGGCGCAGGCGCGGCCGCGTATGACGGAGCCACGTGGACGCCGCTCCCGCCCGAATCGGGCCTCGGCGACGCGCTGGTGCTGGCCATCGCGGTGGAGCCCGATGGCCGCGCTGTCTGGTTCGGGACCGAGAGCGCCGTGGTGCGACTGGATTCCGCCGCGCGCACGTGGACTCGGTTCACGCCCGACAACTCGCCGCTGGGCCCGGGCGGCGTCGCCGACCTGATGGTGGACTCCAACGGGCGCGTGTGGGCGGCGACGCTGGGCGGGGGTCTGGGCGTGTGGGATGGGGCCGCGTGGCGCGTGTTCAACGTGGCCAATTCGCGCATCCCATCCAACACGGTACAACGCATCTTCCAGGACGACAGGGGAATGCTGTGGGTGGGGTTCTCGTGGCCCACCCAGTTCGGCGGCGCGTTGGCATCCTTTGACGGCCACACGTGGAGGCAGTACACCGCTGGGCGGGTGGGGTTCTCGGGCGCGGAGGCCCTGGCCATCGCCCAGGATGCGCTGGGCCGCATCTGGGTGGGGACGCAATCGGCGGGCGTGGACGTGTACAGCCCGTGA
- a CDS encoding GH3 auxin-responsive promoter family protein: MIPNDPQQMIAMLQAQVQPWHEAMADPAAAQEAVLHRYLQIYAGTEYGRQHGAGHVGSLADFRRAFPIMTYEDYKPLIDRVMAGDVGLLLTEPPIGWAITRGTTGDSKFIPMTPTDLKMRVSAGRAMLNYVLATRRFDLFQGVNLNLNFPSVVGTVKVGDREVEYGYSSGIYTKYVSERTPIRSVPSQQEIDALGGGKTLKDWEARFELAYQKCKDLNVTLVGGVAPTAVKFARYLKKAHGVYPKDLWKTQIMTLGSVPGINTRYEPSLTALYGPVAIREIYGATEGMFGQQMDEKRAWVPNYDLFFFEVQTRSGVKMLHEMRPGEMGSLVVSTPILARYKIGDLILAVRPPYFRCIGRDRWHTPLRYIWDEFMTFNLGRL, encoded by the coding sequence ATGATTCCCAACGATCCCCAGCAGATGATCGCCATGCTCCAGGCGCAGGTGCAGCCCTGGCATGAGGCCATGGCCGACCCCGCCGCAGCGCAAGAAGCCGTGTTGCACCGCTACCTGCAAATCTACGCGGGCACCGAGTACGGCCGACAGCACGGCGCGGGGCATGTCGGTTCGCTCGCCGACTTCCGTCGCGCCTTCCCCATCATGACCTACGAGGACTACAAACCGCTGATTGACCGCGTCATGGCAGGCGACGTGGGCCTGCTCCTCACCGAGCCGCCCATCGGTTGGGCCATCACGCGGGGCACCACCGGCGACTCCAAGTTCATCCCCATGACGCCGACCGACCTCAAGATGCGCGTCAGCGCGGGGCGGGCCATGCTCAACTACGTCCTCGCCACCCGGCGATTTGACCTGTTCCAGGGCGTCAACCTGAACCTCAATTTCCCGTCGGTGGTCGGCACGGTCAAGGTGGGCGACCGCGAGGTGGAATACGGCTACAGTTCCGGCATCTACACCAAGTACGTCTCAGAGCGGACGCCCATACGCTCTGTCCCGTCGCAGCAGGAGATTGACGCACTGGGCGGCGGCAAGACCCTGAAGGACTGGGAGGCGCGGTTTGAACTGGCCTACCAGAAGTGCAAGGACCTCAACGTTACGCTGGTGGGCGGCGTCGCGCCGACGGCCGTGAAGTTCGCCCGCTACCTGAAGAAGGCGCACGGGGTGTATCCCAAAGACCTGTGGAAGACGCAGATCATGACGCTGGGGAGCGTGCCGGGCATCAACACGCGCTACGAGCCGTCGCTGACGGCGCTGTACGGCCCCGTTGCCATCCGCGAAATCTACGGCGCGACCGAGGGGATGTTCGGCCAGCAGATGGACGAGAAGCGCGCGTGGGTGCCCAACTACGACCTGTTCTTCTTTGAGGTCCAGACGCGGTCGGGCGTGAAGATGCTCCACGAGATGCGCCCGGGCGAGATGGGCAGCCTGGTCGTGTCCACACCCATCCTGGCGCGCTACAAGATCGGCGATCTCATCCTGGCGGTGCGGCCGCCCTACTTCCGGTGCATTGGCCGCGACCGCTGGCACACTCCCCTGCGCTACATCTGGGACGAGTTCATGACGTTCAACCTGGGGCGCTTGTAG